Proteins encoded by one window of Ramlibacter tataouinensis:
- a CDS encoding CaiB/BaiF CoA transferase family protein, with the protein MTAGPLAGYRVLELGSTAAGPFCTRLLADFGAEVVKIEPAEGDPIRHLGEQYQGKSLYAASIARNKRIASIDLRRPEGRSVLLRMLPAFDAVVENFRPGTLERWGLSYEALCAVRPELILTRISGYGQDGPYAGRPGYGVIGEAVSGLREMIGDPDRPPARVAVPLTDYIAGVYSAFGTTMALLHRERTGQGQCIDTALTESAFSFMESYVPAYGKLGKMSTRTGPRLPNSAPNTLYPTRDAKHIHIAALADSVFRRLCGAMGQPGLAEDPHYATQSVRNAHEDALDEIITAWTRGKDLPELERILQQAEVPASRVFTMQDIFADPHYAARQMLQQVEDEDIGEVTLAGVVPRMSATPGSIRWPGHRIGQDTATVLRELAQAPETEIEALAQAGVIYCG; encoded by the coding sequence GTGACCGCCGGACCACTGGCCGGCTACCGCGTCCTGGAGCTGGGCTCCACCGCCGCCGGTCCCTTCTGCACCCGGCTGCTGGCCGATTTCGGCGCCGAGGTGGTCAAGATCGAGCCGGCCGAGGGCGACCCGATCCGCCACCTGGGCGAGCAGTACCAGGGCAAGTCCCTCTACGCCGCCAGCATCGCGCGCAACAAGCGGATCGCCTCCATCGACCTGCGCCGCCCCGAGGGCCGCTCGGTGCTGCTGCGCATGCTGCCGGCCTTCGACGCCGTGGTGGAGAACTTCCGCCCAGGCACGCTGGAGCGCTGGGGCTTGTCCTACGAAGCGCTGTGCGCGGTGCGGCCCGAGCTCATCCTGACCCGCATCAGCGGCTACGGGCAGGACGGCCCCTACGCCGGCCGCCCCGGCTACGGCGTGATCGGCGAGGCCGTGAGCGGCCTGCGCGAGATGATCGGCGACCCGGACCGGCCGCCGGCCCGGGTGGCCGTGCCGCTGACCGACTACATCGCCGGCGTCTACTCGGCCTTCGGCACGACCATGGCCTTGCTGCACCGCGAGCGCACCGGCCAGGGGCAGTGCATCGACACGGCGCTGACCGAATCGGCCTTCAGCTTCATGGAAAGTTACGTGCCGGCCTACGGCAAGCTGGGCAAGATGAGCACGCGCACCGGCCCGCGCCTGCCGAACAGCGCACCCAACACGCTGTACCCGACGCGCGACGCGAAGCACATCCACATCGCGGCGCTGGCGGACAGCGTGTTCCGACGGCTGTGCGGGGCAATGGGCCAGCCCGGGCTGGCAGAAGATCCGCACTATGCGACCCAGTCGGTGCGCAACGCGCATGAGGACGCGCTGGACGAGATCATCACCGCCTGGACCCGCGGCAAGGATCTTCCGGAACTGGAGCGCATCCTGCAGCAGGCCGAGGTGCCGGCCAGCCGCGTCTTCACCATGCAGGACATCTTCGCCGACCCGCACTATGCGGCGCGGCAGATGCTGCAGCAGGTCGAGGACGAGGATATCGGCGAGGTCACGCTCGCCGGCGTGGTGCCGCGCATGTCGGCCACGCCGGGTTCCATCCGCTGGCCCGGCCACCGGATCGGGCAGGACACGGCGACGGTGCTGCGCGAGCTGGCGCAGGCCCCCGAGACCGAGATCGAAGCCCTGGCGCAGGCTGGGGTGATCTACTGCGGCTGA
- a CDS encoding aspartate aminotransferase family protein — protein sequence MSATIDLPPESAPVRTDAAWLDAHWMPFTGNRQFKADPRLIVAASGAYYTDHEGRKIFDGLSGLWCSGLGHGRPEITEAVSRQVARLDYSPAFQHGHPASFELANRLRELTPTGLDYVFFTGSGSEAADTSLKMARAYWRARGQAGKTRLIGREKGYHGVNFGGISVGGMVANRKTFGQGVEADHLPHTLLPTNAFSRGVPAEGGEQLADRLLDVIALHDASNIAAVIVEPFSGSAGVIVPPAGYLRRLREICTAHDILLIFDEVITGFGRCGAMTGADAFGVVPDIMNVAKQVTNGAQPLGAVIASKEIHDMFMAAGGAPYMLEFPHGYTYSAHPVACAAGNAALQVLQRDGLVDRVQGLSGYFEQAVHSLKGQRHVIDIRNFGLAAGLTLEPLPGEPARRPFEVAMACWRKGFYVRYGGDTIQLAPPFIVEKQDIDRLINALGDALMETE from the coding sequence ATGAGCGCGACGATTGACTTGCCACCCGAATCTGCGCCCGTCCGCACGGACGCCGCCTGGCTGGACGCACACTGGATGCCGTTCACCGGAAACCGACAGTTCAAGGCCGACCCCCGGCTTATCGTGGCGGCCAGCGGCGCGTACTACACCGATCACGAAGGCCGCAAGATCTTTGACGGTCTGTCCGGCCTGTGGTGCTCAGGTCTGGGCCACGGCCGACCCGAGATCACGGAGGCCGTCAGTCGACAGGTTGCTCGCCTCGACTACTCGCCCGCCTTCCAGCACGGGCATCCGGCCTCGTTCGAACTCGCCAATCGGCTGCGCGAGCTCACGCCGACGGGCCTGGACTACGTGTTCTTCACCGGCTCCGGCTCGGAAGCGGCGGACACCTCGCTGAAGATGGCCCGGGCCTACTGGCGCGCCCGTGGCCAAGCCGGCAAGACCCGACTGATCGGTCGCGAAAAGGGGTATCACGGCGTCAACTTCGGTGGCATCTCGGTCGGCGGGATGGTCGCCAACCGCAAGACCTTTGGTCAGGGTGTCGAGGCGGACCACCTCCCGCATACCCTGCTGCCCACCAATGCGTTCAGCCGCGGCGTGCCCGCGGAAGGCGGCGAGCAACTGGCCGACCGCCTGCTGGACGTGATCGCACTGCACGATGCATCGAACATCGCCGCCGTGATTGTCGAGCCGTTCTCCGGTTCGGCGGGCGTTATCGTGCCGCCGGCGGGCTACCTGCGCCGCCTGCGCGAGATCTGCACGGCGCACGACATCCTGCTGATCTTCGACGAGGTCATCACGGGCTTCGGCCGCTGCGGCGCCATGACCGGGGCAGACGCATTCGGCGTCGTGCCCGACATCATGAACGTGGCCAAGCAGGTGACCAACGGGGCCCAGCCGCTCGGCGCCGTGATCGCGAGCAAGGAAATCCACGATATGTTCATGGCCGCGGGCGGGGCCCCCTACATGCTGGAGTTCCCGCACGGCTACACCTACTCCGCCCACCCGGTCGCGTGCGCAGCTGGCAACGCCGCATTGCAAGTGCTTCAGCGCGACGGCCTCGTGGATCGCGTTCAGGGGCTGAGCGGTTACTTCGAGCAGGCCGTGCACAGCCTCAAGGGCCAGCGACACGTGATCGATATCCGCAATTTCGGCCTGGCAGCAGGGCTCACTCTCGAGCCGCTGCCCGGCGAACCAGCGCGCCGTCCCTTCGAGGTCGCCATGGCTTGCTGGCGAAAGGGCTTCTACGTGCGCTACGGAGGCGACACGATCCAGCTGGCGCCGCCCTTCATTGTCGAAAAGCAGGACATTGATCGCCTGATCAACGCCCTGGGCGACGCACTCATGGAAACCGAATGA
- a CDS encoding biotin/lipoyl-binding carrier protein, with translation MALREIKSEITGSLWKLVKNPGDAVAEDEPIMVLESMKMEIPVVADAGGTVKEVRVKEGEPVSEGQVVAVIET, from the coding sequence ATGGCACTTCGCGAAATCAAATCGGAAATCACCGGTTCGCTCTGGAAACTCGTCAAGAACCCGGGCGATGCGGTGGCCGAGGACGAACCGATCATGGTGCTGGAATCGATGAAGATGGAGATCCCGGTCGTCGCGGATGCGGGCGGCACGGTGAAGGAGGTGCGGGTGAAGGAAGGCGAGCCGGTCTCCGAAGGCCAGGTGGTCGCCGTCATCGAGACGTGA
- a CDS encoding LysR family transcriptional regulator, with protein sequence MKVSNRPRGRALLGQLSDMDLRLLRVFKAVVDCGGLSAAELELNIGTSTVSRHVKDLETRLGLVLCRRGRAGFAITPEGQRIYDETLRLLASLDAFRSSVDDIHLRMGGQLEVALFDKTATNPASRVAEAVALFTRAAPDVDLNMHVAPMPAIERGVLDGSFQVGVIPAHRSSRSLAYQDLFGETMLLYCGAGHPLFDAPSSDLTWVRLRQHAFAGLGYHSPNMELSHRAQLLRKATGFDQEAIATLVLSGRYLGFLPDHYAASFERDGRLRAVQPRRFRYQCRFISVMRRTPQPTRAALLFAQCLREAHSSAD encoded by the coding sequence ATGAAAGTGTCGAATCGTCCGCGCGGACGTGCCCTGCTGGGACAACTAAGCGATATGGACCTGCGCTTGCTGCGCGTCTTCAAGGCCGTGGTTGATTGCGGTGGACTGTCGGCGGCCGAACTGGAGTTGAACATCGGCACGTCCACCGTCAGCCGCCACGTCAAGGATCTCGAGACCCGGCTTGGTCTGGTGCTGTGCCGGCGCGGGCGCGCCGGCTTCGCCATCACCCCCGAGGGTCAGCGGATCTACGATGAGACCCTGCGCCTGCTCGCCTCGCTTGATGCCTTCCGATCCAGCGTCGACGACATCCACCTGCGCATGGGGGGACAACTGGAGGTCGCGTTGTTCGACAAGACCGCCACCAACCCCGCCTCGCGAGTGGCCGAGGCGGTTGCTCTCTTCACCCGCGCGGCGCCCGACGTGGACCTCAACATGCACGTGGCGCCGATGCCGGCAATCGAGCGGGGCGTCCTGGACGGGAGTTTCCAGGTCGGCGTGATTCCCGCGCACCGCAGCTCGCGCAGCCTGGCGTATCAGGATCTTTTTGGCGAGACCATGCTGCTCTATTGCGGTGCCGGTCATCCCTTGTTTGACGCCCCGAGTTCCGACCTCACCTGGGTGCGCCTGCGCCAGCATGCCTTCGCCGGGCTCGGCTACCACTCACCCAACATGGAGCTGAGCCACCGGGCGCAATTGCTGCGCAAGGCGACGGGCTTTGATCAGGAGGCGATTGCCACTCTGGTGCTGTCAGGCCGCTACCTGGGGTTCCTGCCCGACCACTACGCGGCAAGCTTCGAGCGGGATGGCCGCCTGCGTGCTGTGCAGCCACGCCGCTTCCGTTACCAATGCCGCTTCATCAGCGTCATGCGGCGGACTCCACAGCCTACACGTGCAGCGCTGTTGTTTGCCCAGTGTTTGCGTGAAGCACATTCAAGTGCCGACTGA
- a CDS encoding IclR family transcriptional regulator C-terminal domain-containing protein, giving the protein MQSVRFDESHVTRPDIGASRTLLVGAIGPALVSGMHEAARTAALNRLKVADPAAYACGLPRVERARKSIAQKGYYVVADEFVRGLYSVAAPMRAGPFDEPLAFNCVMSGPLPNKERIEKDIAPRLLAMVRRLELELAMN; this is encoded by the coding sequence GTGCAAAGCGTCCGCTTTGACGAGTCGCATGTGACGCGCCCCGACATCGGCGCTTCCAGGACCCTTTTGGTCGGTGCGATCGGGCCGGCGCTCGTGAGCGGCATGCACGAGGCGGCACGCACGGCGGCGCTGAACCGGCTGAAGGTCGCCGATCCCGCGGCGTACGCTTGCGGGCTGCCTCGCGTGGAGCGGGCCCGCAAGTCGATTGCGCAGAAGGGCTACTACGTCGTCGCCGACGAGTTCGTGCGGGGCCTCTATTCGGTGGCCGCCCCGATGCGGGCGGGACCGTTCGATGAGCCTCTTGCCTTCAACTGTGTCATGTCGGGGCCGCTACCCAACAAGGAGCGCATCGAAAAGGACATCGCGCCTCGCCTGCTGGCCATGGTGCGCCGGCTCGAGCTTGAGCTCGCAATGAACTGA
- a CDS encoding GntR family transcriptional regulator, whose product MATTETTEPDIVQVIRERIANHLIPPGAKLVESELADEFGVSRTRVREVLTELELRGLIRREPNRGAVVARLELSEIFSIYDVREALEGMAVRLATLNTPPESWQYWVDQLGPGGPMQRYVENGEIEAYFGQYERLRGDIIAAAGNPVLAGMLDGMLEKIRLIGRRVQILPGRMAQALLEHRAVVMAMRKGDAEEAELLRRENIRSAIATLKRFQQFVL is encoded by the coding sequence ATGGCAACGACAGAAACCACCGAGCCGGACATCGTCCAGGTGATCCGCGAGCGCATCGCCAACCACCTCATCCCCCCTGGCGCCAAGCTGGTGGAGAGCGAGCTCGCCGACGAATTCGGCGTGTCGCGCACCCGCGTGCGGGAGGTGCTGACCGAACTGGAGCTGCGCGGACTGATCCGCCGCGAGCCGAACCGCGGCGCGGTCGTGGCGCGGCTGGAGCTCAGTGAGATCTTTTCGATCTACGACGTGCGGGAGGCGCTCGAAGGCATGGCGGTGCGGCTGGCCACGCTCAACACGCCGCCGGAGTCATGGCAGTACTGGGTCGACCAGCTCGGCCCGGGCGGACCGATGCAGCGCTACGTCGAGAACGGCGAAATCGAGGCCTACTTCGGCCAGTACGAGCGCCTGCGAGGCGACATCATTGCGGCGGCCGGCAACCCGGTGCTGGCCGGCATGCTGGACGGGATGCTTGAGAAGATCCGCCTGATCGGCCGCCGCGTGCAGATCCTGCCGGGCCGCATGGCCCAGGCCTTGCTGGAGCACCGCGCGGTGGTGATGGCCATGCGCAAGGGCGATGCCGAAGAGGCCGAGCTGCTGCGGCGCGAAAACATCCGCAGCGCCATCGCCACCCTCAAGCGCTTCCAGCAGTTCGTCCTCTGA